The Cystobacter fuscus DSM 2262 genome includes a region encoding these proteins:
- a CDS encoding di-heme oxidoreductase family protein, producing MKPAHALVTIGWGLLAACGPTTRAPDDDSHPSHAVVEVGEERPGGGATVQDTSAQAFSRPAPSLPLSRLSAFGTGEALFEADWFAAPDSREDRDGLGPLFNSVSCEACHFQNGRGAPPQGADQPTVSLLLRLSVPGEGEHGGPRPEPTYGEQLQTRAISGVPVEGRATLTWEERSGTFADGEPWTLRAPIYVLSRLAHGPLSPDVRLSPRVAQPLVGPGLLAAVPEERLLEWADPEDADGDGISGRPNRVWSVRRGRWELGRFGWKANQPDLEQQNAAAMKGDLGITSPLFPTESCTAAQATCLSASSGGAPELDEGKLAALTAYTAALAVPARRGHDQPQVLQGKDVFHRVGCARCHRPSLETGEVEGRPELSHQRLWPYSDLLLHDLGEALADGYDDFLATGNEWRTPPLWGLGLTRTVSGHTRLLHDGRARTVLEAILWHGGEAQAARDAVLRLSRTERDALLAFLDSL from the coding sequence ATGAAGCCCGCGCACGCGCTCGTCACCATCGGCTGGGGCCTGCTCGCCGCATGTGGCCCGACCACGCGGGCACCGGACGACGACTCCCACCCGAGCCATGCGGTGGTGGAAGTCGGCGAGGAGCGGCCCGGAGGCGGAGCCACGGTCCAGGACACGAGCGCACAGGCCTTCTCGCGTCCCGCGCCCTCGCTTCCCCTCTCGCGGCTGTCCGCGTTCGGCACGGGGGAGGCCCTGTTCGAGGCGGACTGGTTCGCGGCGCCCGACTCACGAGAAGATCGCGATGGCCTCGGCCCGCTCTTCAACTCCGTGTCCTGCGAGGCGTGCCACTTCCAGAACGGACGCGGCGCTCCACCCCAGGGCGCCGATCAGCCCACGGTCTCGCTGCTGCTGCGCCTGAGCGTGCCCGGCGAGGGCGAGCATGGGGGGCCCCGGCCCGAGCCCACCTATGGAGAACAACTCCAGACACGGGCCATTTCCGGAGTACCCGTCGAGGGACGCGCCACGCTCACCTGGGAGGAGCGCTCGGGCACCTTCGCGGATGGAGAGCCCTGGACGCTGCGCGCGCCCATCTATGTCCTCTCGCGGCTCGCCCACGGGCCGCTGTCGCCGGACGTGCGCCTGTCTCCGCGGGTGGCGCAGCCGCTGGTGGGACCGGGGCTGCTCGCGGCCGTGCCCGAGGAGCGTCTCCTCGAATGGGCGGATCCCGAGGACGCGGATGGAGACGGCATCTCCGGGCGGCCCAACCGGGTGTGGAGCGTGCGCCGGGGGCGGTGGGAGCTGGGGCGCTTCGGCTGGAAGGCCAACCAGCCCGACCTGGAGCAGCAGAACGCCGCGGCCATGAAGGGGGACCTCGGCATCACCTCGCCGCTCTTCCCCACCGAGTCCTGCACCGCCGCGCAGGCCACCTGCCTCTCGGCCTCCTCCGGCGGAGCCCCCGAGCTGGACGAGGGCAAGCTGGCCGCCCTCACCGCCTACACCGCCGCGCTCGCCGTCCCCGCCCGCCGTGGGCACGACCAGCCCCAGGTGCTCCAGGGCAAGGACGTCTTCCACCGCGTGGGCTGCGCCCGCTGCCACCGGCCCTCGCTCGAGACGGGAGAGGTAGAAGGCCGCCCGGAGCTGTCCCACCAGCGGCTGTGGCCCTACTCGGACCTGCTGCTGCATGACCTGGGGGAGGCGCTCGCCGACGGCTACGACGACTTCCTCGCCACCGGCAATGAATGGCGCACGCCCCCGCTGTGGGGCCTCGGCCTGACGCGCACCGTCAGCGGCCACACGCGCCTGCTCCATGATGGCCGGGCCCGCACGGTGCTCGAGGCCATCC